CGAGGTAAGAGGAGTTACACTACAGCACTCAGTGAGATTACTAGTCTAGTAATCAGTGAGGGTACTACGCTTATTACTTCAGTATATTATTTAAATCAACCATCCCTCAGTAAGGATCACCACAAGGTGGAGTCTCAACTGAAAGAACAGTTGAACACTCCACCTGAAACCCATCTCTGAACTTGCCTATCCTGATGGTCCAGTGATCGTTACTGCTGGGCTCCTAGCTGCACCCGCAGACATGGCCAGGGAAACATCCCCCCAGTGGTGGCAGGAGGTAAAACCCCAACCAGGTGGCAAGTGCAGTGACGTACCACTACGAATCACACATTGATTTTTCACACACATTTGGATATACTTCATGATTATATTTGTGACTGTCATATACTAACACACTCAGTCTGTTCTGTTTACACAGCCAGTTACTCTTAGTCTGTTCAAGGAGCTTCTTCTCCCGGCACCCTTATGAGGAATACTCCCCTTAAAACTTTTTTTATAGGAAACTTTTTATTAGCGTTTGTTTTCACTCAACTAGCTGCCCATCCGCCTAACAGGCAGGTCGATACAGGTAGACACCCTTCAAGCAGAACCCTCATAACTCTGGAGCTTATGCTCCCTTTTCCTATTACTTATTTCGTATCTACCTGTAAAAATCGTCTCATAATAATAtataacacactcacactcatacTTTTCCATAACCATTAGTCGTTGGTCATAACATTAGCGCGGGTCATCACCGTGTTTTTCCAGCAGACATTAATAACATCCGTCATGCATTCTTACTGCTCGCGCCGGTGTTCGGGGGAGTGTGGGCGGTGGCTAGGCTGTGTTCGCAGGGAACTTCTTTCCCCTCCCCCTCGCGGATGATTGCTCGGTCCCGGCATGGTATTACTGTCCTGTGGTAGCCTTGCACTGCAGAGACGTGCAAGGAGTGTTTGGGTTTGACGTAGATGTGCTATGGTATCCTTGGCTCGGTCATATGCTTCTTGTTGTTGCCTCAGCCTGTTGTGCAGGTCGATGGCTGATTGTCGTGCTGTGGTCAAATGCTTTCTCAATGTCTGTACCTCATGCTGCAGATTCCTTAAACCTCGTTCTCGGGTCTGCTGGTATGCCTGTCTTCGGATGCGTTGAAGCTGTTGTCGGGCCGCTCGGGTCAGGCCTATTTTCATGGCGACATATACTCTGGTGGGCATCCCTCCGACCTCAGCATGAAGTTCTTCCGGACTGTATTGCTCAACAGGACGATTCAGGAAATTGGAGAGATGGGCTTGGTCCCCGTCGCTGACGGTGAGGGTGAGCAGGGAAGATGGTCGTCTGGGTGACGATGGTCGGGCCGCAGGTGGAGCCACTGGTCTGGCCACAGGCGGAACTACTGCCGTTGGTTGTTCCTCATGGATCACGAGCTGGCCCCGGTCTGCTGGATCCTCCGGGCTCTCTGGGCTGTATCGAAATCCGGGGGGCATCAACCCCCCTTGGCTCGCA
The nucleotide sequence above comes from Takifugu rubripes chromosome 9, fTakRub1.2, whole genome shotgun sequence. Encoded proteins:
- the LOC115251112 gene encoding uncharacterized protein isoform X2, translated to MTEGFYTGPQLTMDDWQPHGTDNRNENTYTSLGTRHVEANTHTLNRYPRWSEGASGPLMEEPDRRQMEEPANLLLGLAASQGGLMPPGFRYSPESPEDPADRGQLVIHEEQPTAVVPPVARPVAPPAARPSSPRRPSSLLTLTVSDGDQAHLSNFLNRPVEQYSPEELHAEVGGMPTRVYVAMKIGLTRAARQQLQRIRRQAYQQTRERGLRNLQHEVQTLRKHLTTARQSAIDLHNRLRQQQEAYDRAKDTIAHLRQTQTLLARLCSARLPQDSNTMPGPSNHPRGGGERSSLRTQPSHRPHSPEHRREQ